ATCCTCCAGTCCAACCATATCCATTCTTATTCTGCCTATTTAAATGTCAAGTCTGAGCCAAAAGAAAAATTCTTAAAGAGACTGTTAAAGAACGAATTTTATTCCTATGATGAGATTAAGGATGAAATCAGACGGCTGGAACTTAAGTTAAATGACAGTCCTTTTCGGGTCATGGTTTTTTCCATTCAGGGGAAAGAAGACGGGGAACAAGAGGATGAGTTTCAGCAGATCAATTATCTGATGGATATTGTGAGCGAAGAACTTCAGGAAACCAGATATGAATTTCTTATCTCAAGCTCCAGCGAGCTTTTAACGATCATCCATACCATGCAGCCGGGAGATCTGCCTGTGAATTACCGTTTCCTTGCGGTCCGGTGCTTAAAACGGGTGAACCGGGATTCGACTATGGACTTAACGATCGGAATCGGTAAGGAAGGAGCCTCGCTTACGGACTGCTCCAATTCCTATAAAACAGCCCTTATGTGCCTGTCCTACAGCTTTTATGAGACAGATCATAGGATCTTTGATGAGAGCATCTTGTGCACTGCGCCGCCGCCTGCAGCAGCAAACCAGATGGATTATAACAATCTGATGTATTCGATTGCTATGAACCGGACGGAGCAAATACGGGAATTCTGCCGGGAATATTTTTCCCAGCTTCTTTATGTGCCGATGCCTCCGCCCAATTATATCCGTGGGATGTGTATTTATCTGATTACGGACATTCAGAAGGAACTGGGTAGCGGCAAAGAATTTTCCCAGGCGGAAGTCATCCTCCCCATTAATACCATACGTACCTTTGAAGAGCTGAAGGCTTATATGGAGGATTTTCTGGAAGCGTGTGCGGGAAAGCAGGGATCCGGAGAGAACGGGCCGAAGAACCAGATCATTCAGGCGGCGGAGTATTATATCAAATCCCATATGGGAGAAAAGATTCTGGCTAAGGACGTGGCAAGGCACGTAAATCTCAGTGATGTTTATTTTACCAGCTATTTTAAATTAAAGACGGGAATTAATTTCAGGGATTATGTGATCCGGATCAAAATGGATCATGCCAAGGGACTTATGGAGCGGATGCCGGATATGCCGGTGGCGGAAGTGGCCGCTGCAACCGGCTACGACGATTACCGTTCCTTCTACCGGGTATTCAAACAGAACACGGGTGTCTCTCCTTCGGATTACAACAGAAACAGCGGAAAAACACCGTAATTTGG
This genomic stretch from Lacrimispora sphenoides harbors:
- a CDS encoding response regulator, whose product is MDANKNITLLIADDEATIRNGLSTVVPWEQFGITIVGTAEDGREAYEIIKSCNPDIVITDIRMPGMDGLQLMERVKNEKLHTNFIILSGYGDFKYAQKAIQLGAKNYFLKPIKIDELVTEIRQQKEEILQSNHIHSYSAYLNVKSEPKEKFLKRLLKNEFYSYDEIKDEIRRLELKLNDSPFRVMVFSIQGKEDGEQEDEFQQINYLMDIVSEELQETRYEFLISSSSELLTIIHTMQPGDLPVNYRFLAVRCLKRVNRDSTMDLTIGIGKEGASLTDCSNSYKTALMCLSYSFYETDHRIFDESILCTAPPPAAANQMDYNNLMYSIAMNRTEQIREFCREYFSQLLYVPMPPPNYIRGMCIYLITDIQKELGSGKEFSQAEVILPINTIRTFEELKAYMEDFLEACAGKQGSGENGPKNQIIQAAEYYIKSHMGEKILAKDVARHVNLSDVYFTSYFKLKTGINFRDYVIRIKMDHAKGLMERMPDMPVAEVAAATGYDDYRSFYRVFKQNTGVSPSDYNRNSGKTP